A single window of Botrytis cinerea B05.10 chromosome 15, complete sequence DNA harbors:
- the Bcbet1 gene encoding Bcbet1 — translation MANRFGASSLHQRDPRSALFENYNAGASPRNASSSPAPRGYGYNGGGSVGGYSGGGYGEREDRAGSAQGFRSATPNSRGQYSDAVLNELESQNNDQVEGIMGKVRQLKSMTIAIGDEIRESSALAEKMNDNFEGARVRIRGTMNRMLIMSQKTGVSWKVWILFFAAVFGLFFWVWVF, via the exons ATGGCGAATAG ATTCGGCGCATCGTCTCTCCATCAACGCGATCCGCGCAGTGCGCTTTTCGAAAACTATAACGCGGGCGCCAGTCCCAGGAATGCGAGCTCGAGTCCGGCGCCTAGGGGGTATGGGTATAATGGGGGAGGGAGTGTAGGAGGGTATTCGGGAGGGGGgtatggagagagagaggatagAGCGGGGAGTGCGCAGGGGTTTAGGAGCGCGACGCCGAATAGTAG GGGCCAATACAGCGACGCCGTACTCAACGAACTCGAAAGTCAAAACAACGACCAAGTCGAAGGTATCATGGGAAAAGTGCGACAACTGAAATCC ATGACCATCGCCATCGGCGACGAAATCCGCGAATCCTCTGCGCTCGCCGAAAAAATGAACGATAATTTCGAAGGCGCCCGCGTGCGCATTCGAGGAACCATGAATCGCATGTTGATCATGAGCCAGAAGACGGGGGTGAGTTGGAAAGTGTGGATTTTGTTTTTCGCAGCGGTGTTTGGGTTGTTTTTCTGGGTGTGGGTTTTTTAG